A genomic segment from Barrientosiimonas humi encodes:
- a CDS encoding helix-turn-helix domain-containing protein, producing MTNDQLTRVGNLIRDARRQRQLTQTELASALGTSQSAVARIEQGKQNLSLETLARISEALDSEIVTTVTSNAPVNLRIEGGRKLSGEIDVRTSKNAAVACLCAALLNKGRTTLRDLARIEEVNRITEVLNSIGVKTRWLPDSSDLEITPPERIDLDAMDEGAARRTRTILMFLGPLLHEFEEFKLPNAGGCDLGSRTVEPHLHALRSFGLNVVASHGYYHATVDADRHPDKPIILTERGDTVTENALFAAAKYPGTTVIRNASPNYMVQDLCFFLQKLGVTIEGIGTTTLTVTGVAEIDQDVEYYPSEDPIEAMSLLAAAVVTESEITIRRVPIEFMEIELTLLADMGMKYELSEEYTSNNGHTRLVNLRTIPGPLKAPKDKIHPMPFPGLNIDNLPFFAAIAAVAEGQTTLHDWVYENRAIYLTELTPLGVKVQLMDPHRVLIEGPTRWRPAEVMCPPALRPAMVVLLAMLAAPGESVLRNIYVISRGYEELDSRLNALGANIQTFRD from the coding sequence GTGACGAACGACCAACTCACTCGCGTGGGCAACCTCATCAGAGACGCCCGTCGCCAGCGCCAGCTGACGCAGACCGAGCTGGCGTCCGCCCTCGGCACCAGCCAGAGTGCCGTCGCCCGCATCGAACAAGGCAAGCAGAACCTCAGCCTGGAGACCCTGGCCCGCATCAGCGAGGCCCTCGACTCGGAGATCGTGACCACCGTGACATCGAACGCACCTGTGAACCTGCGCATCGAGGGCGGCCGCAAGCTGTCCGGCGAGATCGACGTCCGCACGTCGAAGAACGCCGCCGTGGCGTGTCTGTGCGCCGCCCTGCTGAACAAGGGCCGCACCACCCTGCGCGACCTCGCGCGCATCGAAGAGGTCAACCGGATCACCGAGGTGCTCAACTCCATCGGGGTCAAGACCCGCTGGCTGCCGGACAGCAGCGACCTGGAGATCACCCCGCCCGAGCGCATCGACCTGGACGCGATGGACGAGGGCGCCGCCCGGCGTACGCGCACGATCCTGATGTTCCTCGGCCCGCTGCTGCACGAGTTCGAGGAGTTCAAGCTCCCCAACGCCGGCGGTTGCGACCTCGGCTCGCGCACCGTCGAGCCGCACCTGCACGCGCTGCGCTCGTTCGGGCTCAACGTCGTCGCCTCGCACGGCTACTACCACGCGACCGTCGACGCCGACCGCCACCCGGACAAGCCGATCATCCTCACCGAGCGCGGCGACACGGTCACCGAGAACGCGCTGTTCGCCGCCGCGAAGTACCCCGGGACCACGGTGATCCGCAACGCCAGCCCCAACTACATGGTCCAGGACCTGTGCTTCTTCCTGCAGAAGCTCGGCGTGACCATCGAGGGCATCGGCACCACCACGCTCACCGTCACCGGTGTCGCCGAGATCGACCAGGACGTGGAGTACTACCCCTCCGAGGACCCGATCGAGGCCATGTCGCTGCTCGCGGCCGCCGTCGTCACCGAGTCGGAGATCACCATCCGCCGGGTGCCGATCGAGTTCATGGAGATCGAGCTGACGCTGCTCGCCGACATGGGCATGAAGTACGAGCTGTCGGAGGAGTACACCTCCAACAACGGCCACACCCGCCTGGTGAACCTGCGCACGATCCCCGGCCCGCTCAAGGCGCCGAAGGACAAGATCCACCCGATGCCCTTCCCGGGGCTCAACATCGACAACCTGCCGTTCTTCGCCGCGATCGCCGCGGTCGCCGAGGGGCAGACGACCCTGCACGACTGGGTCTACGAGAACCGGGCGATCTACCTCACCGAGCTCACCCCGCTCGGCGTCAAGGTGCAGCTGATGGACCCGCACCGGGTGCTCATCGAGGGCCCGACCCGCTGGCGCCCGGCCGAGGTCATGTGCCCGCCCGCGCTGCGCCCGGCCATGGTCGTGCTGCTCGCGATGCTCGCCGCGCCCGGCGAGTCGGTGCTGCGCAACATCTACGTCATCAGCCGCGGCTACGAGGAGCTGGACTCCCGGCTCAACGCGCTGGGTGCCAACATCCAGACGTTCCGCGACTGA
- a CDS encoding thiolase family protein produces MPRSLSEVVFVDGVRTPFGKAGEKGIYAQTRADDLVINCIRELLRRQPQLPAEKVEEVAIAATTQIGDQGLTLGRVAALLSGLPKTTPGYSVDRMCAGAMTAVTNTASSIAFGAYDVAIAGGVEHMGRHPMGEGVDPNPRIVAEKLVDPSALVMGSTAENLHDRFPEITKQRADEFAVGSQRKLAKAYDDGKIQPDLVTVATRHDERGWGLATADEPPRPGATVEGLADLKTPFRPHGNVTAGNAAGLNDGATACLLASEQAAEELGLPVGMRLVSYAFVGVEPEVMGIGPVPATEKALGKAGLTIEDIGLFELNEAFAVQVLAFLDHFDIADDDERVNPWGGAIATGHPLASSGVRLMTQLSRQFAENPDVRYGLTAMCIGIGMGGAVIWENPHHPDYAGYSGTQGGKGENPSATTPSSDSTDDEKGAA; encoded by the coding sequence GTGCCCCGTTCGTTGTCCGAAGTCGTCTTCGTCGACGGGGTGCGCACCCCGTTCGGCAAGGCGGGCGAGAAGGGCATCTACGCCCAGACCCGCGCCGACGACCTGGTGATCAACTGCATCCGCGAGCTGCTGCGTCGCCAGCCGCAGCTCCCGGCCGAGAAGGTCGAGGAGGTCGCGATCGCCGCGACCACCCAGATCGGCGACCAGGGTCTGACGCTGGGCCGGGTGGCGGCGCTGCTGTCGGGCCTGCCCAAGACCACGCCGGGCTACTCCGTCGACCGGATGTGCGCGGGCGCGATGACGGCCGTGACCAACACCGCCTCGAGCATCGCGTTCGGCGCCTACGACGTCGCCATCGCCGGCGGCGTCGAGCACATGGGCCGGCACCCGATGGGCGAGGGCGTCGACCCCAACCCGCGGATCGTAGCCGAGAAGCTGGTCGACCCCTCGGCGCTGGTCATGGGGTCCACGGCGGAGAACCTGCACGACCGGTTCCCCGAGATCACCAAGCAGCGGGCCGACGAGTTCGCGGTGGGCAGCCAGCGCAAGCTGGCGAAGGCGTACGACGACGGCAAGATCCAGCCCGACCTGGTCACCGTCGCCACCCGCCACGACGAGCGCGGCTGGGGCCTGGCCACGGCCGACGAGCCGCCGCGCCCGGGTGCGACCGTCGAGGGTCTGGCCGACCTGAAGACGCCGTTCCGCCCGCACGGCAACGTCACCGCCGGCAACGCCGCGGGCCTCAACGACGGTGCCACCGCGTGCCTGCTCGCCTCCGAGCAGGCCGCCGAGGAGCTCGGGCTCCCGGTCGGGATGCGCCTGGTGTCGTACGCCTTCGTCGGCGTCGAGCCTGAGGTCATGGGCATCGGCCCGGTCCCCGCGACCGAGAAGGCGCTCGGCAAGGCCGGCCTCACGATCGAGGACATCGGCCTGTTCGAGCTCAACGAGGCCTTCGCCGTGCAGGTGCTGGCCTTCCTCGACCACTTCGACATCGCCGACGACGACGAGCGGGTCAACCCCTGGGGCGGCGCGATCGCCACCGGCCACCCGCTGGCCTCCTCCGGCGTGCGCCTCATGACCCAGCTGTCGCGGCAGTTCGCGGAGAACCCCGACGTGCGCTACGGCCTCACCGCCATGTGCATCGGCATCGGCATGGGCGGCGCGGTGATCTGGGAGAACCCGCACCACCCCGACTACGCCGGCTATTCCGGGACCCAGGGCGGCAAGGGCGAGAACCCTTCTGCCACAACGCCTTCCAGCGACAGCACCGACGACGAGAAGGGCGCCGCCTGA
- a CDS encoding 3-hydroxyacyl-CoA dehydrogenase NAD-binding domain-containing protein yields the protein MTTTTLPATDEVVTHARVQDVALPGGAGTFALITLDNGFDHTKPNSFGPQGLAELAGVLDELHRRAEAGEIVGVGITGKPFIFAVGADLTGVPAIATREQALEIARLGHETFQKISDLPVPTFAFVNGASMGGGVEIALYADHRTISSGVPAYATPECFLGLVPGWGGTYLLPHLIGVENALTLIVANPLANNKMINGKQAFELGVADELIEPVTFLEDSIAFAAKVIRGEESPARTAVDTSAQAWDGAVEAARQQVLAKTGGSAPAPLRALDLVQAARTASREEAFEAENEALADLLMTDELRSGLYAFDLVQKRAKRPAGAPDKSLARPVTKVGIVGAGLMASQMALLFARRLEVPVVLTDLDQDRVDKGVQYVHDEVDKLLAKGRVNPDKANRLKGLVTGSVDKAAFGDADFVIEAVFEEMGVKQKVFAEVEQVVSPECVLATNTSSLSITEMAEGLQHPERVVGFHFFNPVAVMPLLEIIRGDATDDATLATAFATGKGLKKTSILVKNSPSFVVNRLLGRFMGEAGRVADEGTPFEVVEKAFAGVTPMPPFMLISLVGPAIALHNSETLHGAFPDRFYVSPNLAKVVEAKIPSFYGSDGALDPAVLDLFEPAAEPVELTEEQVRTRALEALADETRRMLDEGVVADPRDIDLAMITGAGFPFWNGGVTPLLDRTGIAERVTGQRFLERGAASVPQA from the coding sequence ATGACCACCACCACGCTCCCGGCGACCGACGAGGTCGTCACGCACGCGCGCGTGCAGGACGTCGCGCTGCCCGGCGGGGCCGGCACGTTCGCGCTGATCACGCTCGACAACGGCTTCGACCACACCAAGCCCAACAGCTTCGGCCCGCAGGGTCTGGCCGAGCTGGCCGGGGTGCTCGACGAGCTGCACCGCCGCGCCGAGGCCGGTGAGATCGTCGGCGTCGGCATCACCGGCAAGCCGTTCATCTTCGCCGTGGGCGCCGACCTCACCGGGGTGCCCGCCATCGCCACGCGCGAGCAGGCGCTGGAGATCGCCCGGCTCGGGCACGAGACCTTCCAGAAGATCTCCGACCTGCCGGTCCCGACCTTCGCGTTCGTCAACGGGGCGTCGATGGGTGGCGGCGTCGAGATCGCGCTCTACGCCGACCACCGCACGATCTCCTCGGGCGTGCCGGCCTACGCCACGCCCGAGTGCTTCCTCGGCCTGGTCCCGGGGTGGGGCGGCACCTATCTGCTCCCCCACCTGATCGGCGTCGAGAACGCGCTCACCCTGATCGTCGCGAACCCGCTGGCCAACAACAAGATGATCAACGGCAAGCAGGCCTTCGAGCTGGGGGTGGCCGACGAGCTCATCGAGCCGGTGACCTTCCTGGAGGACTCGATCGCGTTCGCCGCCAAGGTGATTCGCGGCGAAGAGTCTCCCGCGCGCACGGCCGTCGACACCTCCGCGCAGGCGTGGGACGGCGCCGTCGAGGCCGCTCGCCAGCAGGTGCTCGCCAAGACCGGCGGCTCCGCCCCGGCGCCGCTGCGCGCGCTCGACCTGGTGCAGGCGGCTCGCACCGCGAGCCGCGAGGAGGCGTTCGAGGCCGAGAACGAGGCCCTGGCCGACCTGCTCATGACCGACGAGCTGCGGTCGGGGCTGTATGCGTTCGACCTGGTGCAGAAGCGCGCCAAGCGTCCCGCCGGAGCCCCGGACAAGTCGCTCGCCCGTCCGGTCACCAAGGTCGGCATCGTCGGCGCCGGCCTGATGGCCAGCCAGATGGCGCTGCTGTTCGCCCGGCGCCTCGAGGTGCCCGTGGTGCTCACCGACCTGGACCAGGACCGCGTCGACAAGGGTGTGCAGTACGTCCACGACGAGGTCGACAAGCTGCTCGCCAAGGGGCGCGTCAACCCCGACAAGGCGAACCGGCTCAAGGGTCTGGTGACCGGGTCGGTCGACAAGGCCGCGTTCGGCGACGCCGACTTCGTCATCGAGGCCGTGTTCGAGGAGATGGGCGTCAAGCAGAAGGTGTTCGCCGAGGTCGAGCAGGTCGTCTCGCCCGAGTGCGTCCTGGCGACCAACACCTCCTCGCTGTCGATCACCGAGATGGCCGAGGGCCTGCAGCACCCCGAGCGGGTCGTGGGCTTCCACTTCTTCAACCCGGTCGCCGTCATGCCGCTGCTGGAGATCATCCGCGGCGACGCGACCGACGACGCGACCCTGGCCACGGCGTTCGCCACCGGCAAGGGCCTGAAGAAGACCAGCATCCTGGTGAAGAACTCCCCCTCGTTCGTGGTCAACCGGCTGCTCGGCCGGTTCATGGGCGAGGCCGGCCGGGTCGCCGACGAGGGCACGCCCTTCGAGGTCGTCGAGAAGGCGTTCGCCGGCGTGACCCCGATGCCGCCGTTCATGCTGATCAGCCTGGTCGGCCCGGCCATCGCGCTGCACAACAGCGAGACGCTGCACGGCGCCTTCCCCGACCGGTTCTACGTCTCCCCCAACCTCGCCAAGGTCGTGGAGGCGAAGATCCCGAGCTTCTACGGCAGCGACGGCGCGCTCGACCCGGCCGTGCTCGACCTGTTCGAGCCGGCCGCCGAGCCGGTGGAGCTCACCGAGGAGCAGGTGCGCACCCGGGCCCTGGAGGCCCTCGCCGACGAGACCCGCCGGATGCTCGACGAGGGCGTGGTCGCCGACCCGCGCGACATCGACCTTGCGATGATCACCGGCGCCGGCTTCCCGTTCTGGAACGGCGGGGTCACGCCGTTGCTGGACCGCACCGGGATCGCCGAGCGCGTCACCGGGCAGCGCTTCCTCGAGCGTGGCGCAGCCTCGGTGCCGCAGGCCTGA
- a CDS encoding HRDC domain-containing protein, whose translation MSRRATSAAGPPRPRDEPDETTEAPTEAPTEAAVEAPADSTVEAPTDPTATEPDPTATEPDLPAAGSEAVTAGGEKPVADEPEAEPSYPVLAEPADGVPPVVESERDLLRAAEAIAAGTGPVAVDAERASGYRYGNRAYLVQLRRAGAGTWLIDPIAVPDLAPLQEAIGDTEWILHAATQDLPCLAEVGMRPAALFDTELGGRLAGLPRVGLSAVVEHYLGLSLAKEHSAVDWSTRPLPEPWLRYAALDVEVLAEVRDRLAADLAQQGKAELAAQEFDALTRFTGPPQRTDPWRRTSGMHRLRDRRALARVRELWQTRDDIARERDLAPGRVLPDALIVQLAASDPRTGEDLTALSSSGGVSQRGRRRPAHRSLARYQRQWLEAVRRADQLPQAQLPPSALRSDAPPPPRAWADREPVAAARLAVVRERLTEVSEQQQIPVENLLTPDSLRRVLWTPPEPADEGGFRAALTELGARPWQVDLVVPLLLDAVRDHPDEEPAS comes from the coding sequence ATGAGTCGGCGCGCCACCTCCGCCGCCGGACCGCCCCGACCACGCGACGAGCCTGACGAGACCACCGAGGCGCCGACGGAGGCGCCGACCGAGGCAGCCGTCGAAGCACCGGCCGACAGCACGGTCGAGGCACCGACCGACCCCACCGCCACGGAGCCCGACCCCACCGCCACGGAGCCCGACCTGCCGGCCGCTGGGTCGGAGGCGGTGACCGCTGGGGGCGAGAAGCCTGTGGCCGACGAGCCTGAGGCCGAGCCGTCCTACCCGGTGCTCGCGGAGCCCGCCGACGGCGTACCCCCGGTGGTCGAGTCCGAGCGTGACCTGCTGCGCGCCGCCGAAGCGATCGCGGCGGGCACCGGGCCGGTCGCGGTGGACGCCGAGCGGGCCAGCGGGTATCGCTACGGCAACCGCGCCTATCTCGTCCAGCTGCGCCGCGCCGGCGCCGGCACGTGGCTGATCGACCCGATCGCCGTGCCGGACCTGGCCCCGCTGCAGGAGGCGATCGGCGACACCGAGTGGATCCTGCACGCCGCCACCCAGGACCTGCCCTGCCTGGCCGAGGTCGGCATGCGCCCGGCCGCGCTGTTCGACACCGAGCTGGGCGGGCGCCTCGCCGGGCTCCCCCGCGTGGGGCTGTCGGCGGTCGTCGAGCACTACCTGGGGCTCTCGCTCGCCAAGGAGCACTCGGCGGTCGACTGGTCGACGCGGCCGCTGCCCGAGCCGTGGCTGCGCTACGCCGCGCTCGACGTCGAGGTGCTCGCCGAGGTGCGCGACCGGCTGGCCGCCGACCTCGCGCAGCAGGGCAAGGCCGAGCTGGCCGCCCAGGAGTTCGACGCGCTCACCCGCTTCACCGGGCCGCCGCAGCGCACCGACCCGTGGCGCCGCACGTCGGGCATGCACCGGCTGCGCGACCGGCGCGCGCTCGCGCGGGTGCGCGAGCTGTGGCAGACGCGCGACGACATCGCCCGCGAGCGTGACCTCGCGCCCGGGCGGGTGCTGCCCGACGCGCTGATCGTGCAGCTGGCCGCGAGCGACCCGCGCACGGGCGAGGACCTCACGGCGCTGTCGTCGTCGGGCGGGGTCAGCCAGCGCGGTCGACGGCGGCCGGCGCACCGGTCGCTGGCGAGGTATCAGCGGCAGTGGCTCGAGGCCGTACGCCGGGCCGACCAGCTCCCGCAGGCGCAGCTGCCGCCGTCGGCCCTGCGCAGCGACGCTCCCCCGCCGCCGCGCGCCTGGGCCGACCGCGAGCCGGTGGCCGCCGCCCGCCTGGCCGTGGTCCGTGAGCGGCTCACCGAGGTGTCCGAGCAGCAACAGATCCCGGTCGAGAACCTGCTCACCCCCGACAGCCTGCGGCGGGTGCTGTGGACGCCCCCGGAGCCCGCCGACGAGGGGGGCTTCCGTGCCGCGCTGACCGAGCTGGGCGCCCGCCCGTGGCAGGTCGACCTCGTGGTGCCGTTGCTGCTCGACGCGGTGCGCGACCACCCCGACGAGGAGCCGGCGAGCTGA
- a CDS encoding ATP-binding cassette domain-containing protein: MPEATPSSTPAAADSHDLIRVQGARENNLKDVDVELPKRRLTVFTGVSGSGKSSLVFATIAAESQRMINETYSTFVQGFMPTMARPDVDVLEGLTTAIIVDQERMGSNPRSTVGTVTDANAMLRILFSRLGEPHIGSPQAYSFNVASISGAGAVTIEKEGQQLKERREFSITGGMCPRCEGRGSVSDFDLTALYDEELSLNEGALKIPGYSMDGWYGRIFRGAGFFDPDKPIKKFTKKQLQDLLYKEPTKIKVEGVNVTYEGLIPKIRKSMLAKDREAMQPHIRAFVDRAITFQTCPECDGTRLTEAARSSKIAGISIADACAMQISDLADWVRDLDEPSVGPLLKNLGDTLDSFVGIGLGYLSLDRPSGTLSGGESQRTKMIRHLGSSLTDVTYVFDEPTIGLHPHDIERMNTLLLQLRDKGNTVLVVEHKPETIAIADHVVDLGPHAGTSGGEVCFQGTVEGLRASDTLTGRHLDDRASLKPDTREASGAIEIRGADDHNLHSVDVDVPLGVLTVVTGVAGSGKSSLIHGSLGRRDDVVSIDQGAIKGSRRSNPATYTGLLDPVRKAFAKANGVKPGLFSANSEGACPVCNGAGVIYTELGFMETVSSPCEECGGKRFKPEVLDYRLGGKDIAEVLAMTVDEAEAFFADGEARTPAAHKILDRLADVGLGYLTLGQPLTTLSGGERQRLKLATHMGDKGGVYILDEPTTGLHLADVEQLLGLLDRLVDSGKSVIVIEHHQAVMAHADWIIDLGPGAGHDGGRVVFEGTPADLVQGRATTTGEHLAAYVGAG, encoded by the coding sequence ATGCCTGAGGCCACCCCGTCGTCGACCCCCGCCGCGGCCGACAGCCACGACCTGATCCGGGTGCAGGGCGCCCGCGAGAACAACCTCAAGGACGTCGACGTCGAGCTGCCCAAGCGCCGGCTCACGGTGTTCACGGGGGTGTCGGGATCGGGCAAGAGCTCGCTGGTGTTCGCCACGATCGCCGCCGAGTCGCAGCGGATGATCAACGAGACCTACAGCACCTTCGTGCAGGGCTTCATGCCGACCATGGCGCGCCCCGACGTCGACGTGCTCGAGGGCCTGACCACCGCGATCATCGTCGACCAGGAGCGGATGGGCTCCAACCCGCGCTCCACGGTCGGCACCGTGACCGACGCCAACGCCATGCTGCGCATCCTGTTCTCCCGCCTGGGCGAGCCGCACATCGGCTCGCCCCAGGCGTACTCCTTCAACGTCGCCTCGATCAGCGGCGCCGGCGCGGTGACCATCGAGAAGGAGGGCCAGCAGCTCAAGGAGCGCCGCGAGTTCTCCATCACCGGCGGCATGTGCCCGCGCTGCGAGGGCCGCGGCAGCGTGTCCGACTTCGACCTGACCGCGCTCTACGACGAGGAGCTGTCGCTCAACGAGGGCGCGCTGAAGATCCCGGGCTACTCGATGGACGGGTGGTACGGCCGGATCTTCCGCGGCGCCGGCTTCTTCGACCCGGACAAGCCGATCAAGAAGTTCACCAAGAAGCAGCTGCAGGACCTGCTCTACAAGGAGCCGACCAAGATCAAGGTCGAGGGCGTCAACGTCACCTACGAGGGCCTCATCCCGAAGATCCGCAAGTCGATGCTCGCCAAGGACCGCGAGGCGATGCAGCCGCACATCCGGGCCTTCGTCGACCGGGCGATCACCTTCCAGACCTGCCCCGAGTGCGACGGCACCCGGCTGACCGAGGCCGCCCGCTCCTCGAAGATCGCGGGCATCAGCATCGCCGACGCCTGCGCCATGCAGATCAGCGACCTCGCCGACTGGGTGCGCGACCTGGACGAGCCGTCGGTCGGGCCGCTGCTGAAGAACCTCGGCGACACGCTCGACTCCTTCGTCGGCATCGGTCTGGGCTATCTCAGCCTCGACCGCCCCTCCGGCACGCTGTCCGGCGGTGAGTCGCAGCGCACCAAGATGATCCGGCACCTGGGCTCCTCGCTCACCGACGTGACGTACGTCTTCGACGAGCCGACCATCGGGCTGCACCCGCACGACATCGAGCGGATGAACACCTTGCTGCTGCAGCTGCGCGACAAGGGCAACACGGTGCTCGTCGTCGAGCACAAGCCCGAGACCATCGCGATCGCCGACCACGTGGTCGACCTCGGCCCGCACGCCGGCACCTCCGGCGGCGAGGTGTGCTTCCAGGGCACCGTCGAGGGGCTGCGCGCCAGCGACACCCTCACCGGCCGCCACCTCGACGACCGCGCGAGCCTGAAGCCCGACACGCGAGAAGCGAGCGGCGCCATCGAGATTCGCGGCGCCGACGACCACAACCTGCACAGCGTCGACGTCGACGTGCCGCTGGGGGTGCTCACCGTCGTCACCGGGGTCGCCGGCTCCGGCAAGAGCTCGCTCATCCACGGCTCGCTCGGCCGGCGCGACGACGTCGTCTCGATCGACCAGGGCGCCATCAAGGGGTCGCGGCGCAGCAACCCGGCGACCTACACCGGCCTGCTCGACCCCGTCCGCAAGGCCTTCGCCAAGGCCAACGGCGTCAAGCCCGGCCTGTTCAGCGCCAACTCCGAGGGCGCGTGCCCGGTCTGCAACGGCGCCGGCGTGATCTACACCGAGCTGGGTTTCATGGAGACCGTCTCCAGCCCGTGCGAGGAGTGCGGCGGCAAACGGTTCAAGCCCGAGGTGCTGGACTACCGCCTCGGCGGCAAGGACATCGCCGAGGTGCTGGCGATGACCGTCGACGAGGCCGAGGCGTTCTTCGCCGACGGCGAGGCGCGCACGCCGGCCGCGCACAAGATCCTCGACCGGCTCGCCGACGTCGGCCTCGGCTACCTCACCCTGGGCCAGCCGCTCACCACCCTCTCCGGCGGCGAGCGGCAGCGGCTCAAGCTCGCCACGCACATGGGCGACAAGGGCGGGGTCTACATCCTCGACGAGCCCACGACCGGGCTGCACCTGGCCGACGTCGAGCAGCTGCTCGGGCTGCTCGACCGGCTCGTCGACTCCGGCAAGTCGGTCATCGTCATCGAGCACCACCAGGCCGTCATGGCCCACGCCGACTGGATCATCGACCTCGGGCCCGGCGCCGGGCACGACGGCGGGCGGGTCGTCTTCGAGGGCACGCCCGCCGACCTGGTCCAGGGCCGGGCGACGACGACGGGAGAGCATCTGGCGGCGTACGTCGGTGCCGGCTGA
- a CDS encoding DUF3000 domain-containing protein, whose product MSTRSLHGDASATFDAAARELSAVRLRPEVRLTEVPAPGRIAPHSLALTAEVIPDHHDADDAELASGRFVLLHDPAAPEPWDGTWRIVTFARAELEPETASDPLLGEVGWSWLVDSLTEHGAAFAAEGGTVTRVVSESFAALSERPPSVEIEVRASWTPVGDDFGAHLQAWGALLCTIAGLPPLPEGVVALPGQRR is encoded by the coding sequence GTGAGCACGCGCAGCCTGCACGGCGACGCCTCGGCCACCTTCGACGCGGCGGCCCGAGAGCTGTCCGCTGTGCGCCTGCGCCCCGAGGTCCGCCTCACCGAGGTGCCGGCCCCCGGCCGCATCGCCCCGCACTCCCTGGCCCTGACCGCCGAGGTCATCCCCGACCACCACGACGCCGACGACGCCGAGCTGGCGTCCGGCCGGTTCGTGCTGCTGCACGACCCCGCCGCGCCCGAGCCGTGGGACGGCACCTGGCGGATCGTGACGTTCGCTCGGGCCGAGCTCGAGCCCGAGACGGCCTCCGACCCGCTGCTGGGCGAGGTCGGCTGGAGCTGGCTCGTCGACTCCCTCACCGAGCACGGCGCCGCGTTCGCCGCCGAGGGCGGCACCGTCACCCGCGTGGTCTCCGAGAGCTTCGCCGCGCTGTCCGAGCGTCCGCCGTCGGTCGAGATCGAGGTGCGGGCCTCCTGGACCCCCGTCGGCGACGACTTCGGCGCCCACCTGCAGGCCTGGGGGGCGCTGCTGTGCACGATCGCCGGCCTCCCCCCGCTGCCCGAGGGCGTCGTGGCCCTGCCCGGGCAACGGCGATGA
- a CDS encoding glycerophosphodiester phosphodiesterase, with translation MARTAYLEHDGPIAMAHRGFSTDGLENTMAAFEAAVDLDFGYVETDVHATADRVLLAFHDETLDRVTDGAGSIWDQPWHRVREARIGGTEQIPTLGELFETWPRLRVNIDIKSEPAVLPLVECVERHRAWDRVCVTSFSDRRRRAALRRLSKPVATSGGQSVTTAFVLAANSRVPGAVRAALRGVDCLQVPVSHKGIPVVTPRTIAATHAVGVQVHVWTVNESDEMRRLLDLGVDGLITDRADLLRQVLTERGEWADRGW, from the coding sequence GTGGCGCGGACGGCATACCTCGAGCACGACGGTCCGATCGCGATGGCTCATCGCGGCTTCTCCACCGACGGGCTCGAGAACACCATGGCGGCGTTCGAGGCGGCCGTCGATCTCGACTTCGGCTACGTCGAGACCGACGTGCACGCTACGGCCGACCGGGTGCTGCTGGCCTTCCACGACGAGACCCTCGACCGGGTCACCGACGGCGCCGGCAGCATCTGGGACCAGCCGTGGCACCGGGTGCGTGAGGCGCGCATCGGCGGCACCGAACAGATCCCGACGCTGGGCGAGCTGTTCGAGACCTGGCCGCGGTTGCGGGTGAACATCGACATCAAGTCCGAGCCGGCTGTCCTGCCGCTGGTCGAGTGCGTCGAGCGGCACCGCGCCTGGGACCGGGTGTGCGTCACGTCGTTCTCCGACCGACGCCGGCGAGCAGCGCTGCGCCGATTGTCGAAGCCGGTGGCCACCTCGGGCGGCCAGTCGGTGACGACGGCGTTCGTGCTGGCCGCGAACAGCCGGGTCCCGGGAGCGGTCCGCGCCGCGCTGCGTGGGGTCGACTGCCTGCAGGTTCCGGTATCGCACAAGGGGATTCCCGTCGTGACACCGCGCACCATCGCGGCCACGCACGCCGTCGGGGTGCAGGTGCACGTGTGGACCGTCAACGAGTCCGACGAGATGCGCCGACTGCTCGACCTGGGCGTCGACGGACTGATCACCGACCGCGCGGACCTGCTGCGCCAGGTGCTGACCGAGCGCGGCGAATGGGCCGATCGCGGCTGGTGA
- a CDS encoding NADPH-dependent FMN reductase, whose translation MNPQARVLLVVGSARPVRVGDQLAAQIKPILEAAGAEVTVADLAELGLPLLDEPVMAAASGGDYAHEHTRTWSGLVRDADAVVWLTPQYNGGYPASVKNAIDYLFPEWTGKPMLLVSYGAGGGGLGGAQLRSVLEFVKGDLVAPNVEISLPPQSSYGSDFRLVDAASDVERHRQELESAAQTLVAHVGAVQVAG comes from the coding sequence GTGAACCCCCAGGCCCGAGTCCTGCTCGTCGTCGGAAGCGCCCGCCCGGTGCGCGTCGGTGACCAGCTGGCTGCCCAGATCAAGCCCATCCTCGAGGCGGCCGGGGCCGAGGTGACCGTCGCGGACCTGGCCGAGCTGGGCCTGCCGCTGCTCGACGAGCCGGTGATGGCCGCGGCCAGCGGCGGCGACTACGCCCACGAGCACACCCGCACCTGGAGCGGCCTGGTGCGCGACGCCGATGCCGTGGTGTGGCTGACCCCGCAGTACAACGGCGGCTACCCCGCGTCGGTGAAGAACGCGATCGACTACCTGTTCCCCGAGTGGACCGGCAAGCCGATGCTGCTGGTGAGCTACGGCGCGGGTGGCGGCGGTCTCGGTGGTGCGCAGCTGCGGTCGGTGCTGGAGTTCGTCAAGGGCGACCTGGTGGCCCCCAACGTCGAGATCTCGCTCCCGCCGCAGAGCAGCTACGGCTCCGACTTCCGCCTGGTCGACGCCGCGTCCGACGTCGAGCGGCACCGGCAGGAGCTGGAGTCGGCCGCGCAGACGCTGGTCGCGCACGTGGGCGCGGTGCAGGTGGCGGGCTGA